One genomic window of Ctenopharyngodon idella isolate HZGC_01 chromosome 18, HZGC01, whole genome shotgun sequence includes the following:
- the LOC127499533 gene encoding uncharacterized protein LOC127499533, whose amino-acid sequence MIQAFIWFCLCFCHLVDVFVAETNVVKSVAATEGDSVTLKSDFRPADIQGYDKIEWKTGDIHLARIKEVNGIFSTTYYNNDWRFIDRLQLDNHTGSLTITNIMHEHSGVYKQSINVRNMEPVKMYNVTVYAPLPVPVIISFCPPNPSSVCSLLCSAVNVSHVTLSWYKGNSLLSSISVSDLSISLSLPLEVEHQDKNIYSCMINNPISIHTKHFNVTQLSRLSSGIFLTLV is encoded by the exons ATGATCCAAGCGTTTATTTGGTTCtgcttgtgtttttgtcatctgGTTG ATGTGTTTGTTGCTGAGACAAATGTAGTGAAATCAGTGGCAGCGACTGAGGGAGATTCTGTCACGTTAAAATCCGATTTTAGGCCTGCTGACATACAGGGATATGACAAGATAGAATGGAAGACTGGAGACATTCATCTTGCTAGAATCAAGGAAGTAAACGGTATCTTCTCAACaacatattataataatgactGGAGATTCATAGACAGACTCCAGCTGGATAATCACACTGGATCTCtcaccatcacaaacatcatgCATGAACACAGTGGAGTttataaacaaagcataaaTGTCAGAAATATGGAGCCAGTCAAGATGTACAACGTCACTGTTTATG CTcctctgcctgttcctgtcatcatCAGTTTCTGTCCACCAAATCCTTCATCagtttgttcattgttgtgttcagctgtgaatgtgagtcatgtgactctctcctggtacaaaggaaacagtttattgtccagcatcagtgtgtctgatctcagcatcagtctctctctacctctggaggtggaacATCAGGATAAAAACATCTACAGCTGTATGATCAACAATCCCATCAGCATCCACACCAAACATTTCAACGTCACTCAGCTTTCCAGACTGAGTTCAGGTATATTTCTGACTCTGGTGTGA
- the LOC127500036 gene encoding uncharacterized protein LOC127500036 yields the protein MVDALFVLSLWHMIGVFTFAVETHVSVMTGDSVVLHSDVNETQTYENIEWRFEKSRIARIKRAIRNDPQYEDERFRDRLNLDQQTGSLTIKNTRTTDSGLYQLTLMTEDKESIKRFNVTVKVAPTTTSQAPVPKTSSQPPDSVSVSPIVLISVVAAGSLLTVAAVGIFCVCRRQRKTEQQVQNHDEEITYADPTFYTRKAQKASVQQEDEVVYAGVVTRR from the exons ATGGTCGACGCATTATTTGTGCTCAGTTTGTGGCATATGATTG GTGTGTTTACGTTTGCTGTTGAGACACATGTTTCAGTGATGACGGGAGATTCTGTAGTTCTACACAGTGATGTTAATGAAACACAGACATATGAAAATATAGAGTGGAGGTTTGAAAAGAGCCGTATAGCTAGAATCAAGAGAGCGATCAGGAACGATCCTCAATATGAGgatgagagattcagagacagactgaatcTAGATCaacagactggatctctgaccatcaaaaacaccagaaccacagactctggactttatcaactaactctcatgACTGAGGATAAAGAGTCAATCAAGAGATTCAATGTTACTGTTAAAG TGGCACCAACAACCACCTCACAAGCCCCAGTCCCAAAAACATCTTCACAGCCTCCAGACTCAGTCTCTGTATCTCCAATAGTGTTGATCTCTGTTGTTGCTGCTGGATCTCTGCTGACTGTAGCTGCTGTTGGGATCTTCTGCGTTTGCAggagacaaagaaaaacagaacaacaGG TCCAGAACCATGATGAAGAAATAACTTATGCTGATCCAACATTCTACACACGAAAAGCACAAAAAGCG